From one Humulus lupulus chromosome 8, drHumLupu1.1, whole genome shotgun sequence genomic stretch:
- the LOC133796719 gene encoding U-box domain-containing protein 33 has translation MAVSSVPEVAQNVGRIRYPDISEVMASSEGEIVQELTERVIEDTIYVAVGKDVKENKSVLIWALQNSGGKKICILHVHVPAQTIPLMGTRFPANSLKDQEVRAYREIERQKMHRSLDDYLFICDRMGVQAEKLHAEMECIEKGIVDLITKHKIMNLVMGAAADKYYSRKMMDLKSKKAIFVCQQAPGSCHMHFTCKGHLIRTRRSNLGGADIEIRSFSVQPIPITETGQSNNLRSQSVNLEQNYQATFTSQVQDPYRRARSANNMRIGGMLTDISSLDGSEGLSTPRSRKDAEGSEWDIVPRTPGSGYSTCSSTPVMDVTLVPFVSNGGSDTGLDLTALPHSKEALTHSSPPSVLDGSIDETLYDHLERAFSEAENAKREAFQEAVRRGKAEKDAIDAIRRAKASETLYAEELKHRKAVEEAVAKEKEELDKVKNQRNEVMEELRAAQDQKSLMESQIAESDEMVKKLEEKIISAVELLQSYKKERDELQIERNNALKEAEELRRNQGEGTSTHIPQFFSEFSFSEIEESTNNFNPSLKIGEGGYGSIYRGLLRHTQVAIKMLHAHSMQGPTEFQQEVDVLSKLRHPNLVTLIGACPEAWALVYEYLPNGSLEDRLCCKDNTSPLSWQTRIRIATELCSILIFLHSSKPHGIVHGDLKPANILLDANFISKLSDFGICRLLSHGESSSNNTTLCCRTDPKGTFAYMDPEFLSTGELTSKSDVYSFGIILLRLLTGKSALGITKEVQYALDHGKLKILLDPLAGDWPFVQAEQLARLALRCCEINRKGRADLGSDVWRVLEPMRASSGGSSSFRLGSGEHFQPPSYFICPIFQEVMQDPHVAADGFTYEAEALRGWLDSGHDTSPMTNLTLEHRNLVPNHALRSAIQEWLQQH, from the exons ATGGCCGTGAGTTCTGTGCCTGAAGTTGCTCAAAACGTTGGTCGAATAAGGTACCCAGACATTTCCGAAGTGATGGCTAGTAGTGAGGGAGAGATTGTACAGGAACTCACAGAAAGAGTGATAGAAGATACAATATATGTTGCAGTGGGAAAAGATGTGAAAGAGAACAAATCAGTCTTGATATGGGCACTTCAGAACTCAGGAGGGAAGAAGATTTGCATACTTCATGTTCATGTGCCTGCGCAGACGATACCCCTGA tGGGTACAAGGTTTCCAGCAAACTCATTGAAGGATCAGGAAGTCAGAGCATATCGTGAAATTGAAAGGCAAAAGATGCACAGGAGTCTAGATGATTACCTTTTTATTTGTGATCGAATGGGG gTACAAGCAGAGAAGCTACATGCAGAGATGGAGTGCATTGAAAAGGGAATTGTTGACCTCATCACCAAGCACAAGATTATGAATCTTGTTATGGGAGCAGCAGCGGACAAGTACTATTCAAG GAAAATGATGGACCTGAAGTCAAAGAAAGCCATTTTTGTGTGCCAACAAGCACCTGGTTCCTGCCATATGCATTTTACTTGCAAGGGGCACCTCATCCGTACGAG GAGAAGTAATTTAGGTGGAGCTGATATTGAGATAAGATCTTTCTCAGTGCAACCAATCCCAATCACTGAGACGGGACAATCCAACAACTTGAGATCTCAGTCTGTTAACCTGGAACAGAATTATCAAGCAACATTCACAAGTCAAGTTCAAGATCCATATCGCAGGGCAAGATCAGCAAATAATATGAGAATTGGCGGGATGTTGACAGATATTTCTTCCCTGGATGGTTCCGAAGGACTGTCAACGCCTAGGAGCAGAAAGGATGCAGAAGGAAGTGAATGGGATATTGTACCAAGGACTCCAGGTTCAGGTTATTCAACATGTTCCTCCACTCCAGTGATGGATGTAACTTTGGTTCCATTTGTGAGTAATGGAGGGAGTGACACTGGGTTGGACCTAACTGCACTTCCTCACTCGAAAGAAGCTCTTACTCATTCATCCCCTCCAAGCGTATTG GATGGAAGTATAGATGAAACTCTTTATGATCATCTTGAACGAGCATTTTCTGAGGCTGAAAATGCCAAGCGGGAAGCATTTCAGGAGGCAGTTAGGCGTGGGAAAGCTGAAAAGGATGCTATTGATGCTATACGCAGG GCAAAAGCATCGGAGACCTTATATGCTGAGGAATTAAAACATAGGAAAGCAGTTGAGGAAGCAgttgcaaaggagaaagaggaaCTTGATAAAGTAAAGAACCAGCGAAATGAAGTCATGGAAGAACTTCGTGCAGCCCAAGATCAAAAATCATTAATGGAGAGCCAAATTGCAGAGTCTGATGAGATGGTAAAGAAATTGGAGGAGAAGATTATTTCAGCAGTGGAGCTATTACAGAGTTACAAAAAGGAACGAGATGAGTTGCAGATTGAGCGTAACAATGCACTGAAAGAGGCTGAGGAGCTGAGGAGAAACCAAGGAGAGGGAACAAGCACACACATTCCCCAATTCTTCTCTGAGTTCTCATTCTCAGAAATTGAGGAATCCACTAATAACTTTAATCCATCCTTGAAGATCGGAGAAGGAGGGTATGGAAGCATTTATAGGGGTCTCTTGCGTCATACGCAGGTAGCTATAAAAATGCTACACGCTCATAGCATGCAGGGCCCCACAGAATTTCAGCAGGAG GTTGATGTGTTGAGTAAGTTGAGACATCCCAATCTTGTCACACTCATTGGAGCATGCCCAGAAGCATGGGCTCTCGTATATGAATATCTCCCCAATGGAAGTCTTGAAGATCGACTTTGCTGCAAAGACAATACCTCACCATTATCATGGCAAACTCGCATAAGGATTGCTACAGAGTTGTGTTCTATCctcatctttcttcattccagcAAACCTCATGGTATTGTACACGGTGATTTGAAACCAGCCAACATTCTCCTTGATGCTAACTTCATTAGCAAACTTAGTGACTTTGGAATCTGTCGTCTGTTATCTCATGGTGAAAGTTCAAGCAACAATACCACATTGTGTTGCAGAACTGATCCAAAGGGCACTTTTGCATACATGGATCCTGAGTTCCTGTCAACAGGAGAGCTTACATCAAAATCTGATGTTTATTCCTTTGGAATTATTCTATTGCGGCTGTTGACTGGAAAGTCGGCTTTGGGAATAACAAAGGAAGTACAATATGCATTGGATCATGGAAAGCTAAAAATACTCCTAGATCCTTTGGCTGGAGACTGGCCATTTGTACAGGCTGAACAGTTGGCTCGCTTGGCATTGAGGTGTTGTGAGATTAACCGAAAGGGTCGAGCAGACCTCGGATCGGATGTTTGGAGGGTACTTGAACCAATGAGGGCTTCAAGTGGTGGCTCATCATCGTTCCGGTTGGGTTCTGGAGAGCACTTTCAACCTCCTTCATATTTCATTTGTCCCATCTTCCAG GAAGTAATGCAAGATCCGCATGTGGCAGCAGACGGCTTTACTTACGAAGCCGAGGCTTTGAGAGGATGGCTGGATAGTGGACATGACACATCTCCTATGACAAATCTTACACTGGAACACCGCAATCTTGTTCCCAACCATGCTCTTCGTTCTGCCATTCAAGAGTGGCTCCAACAACATTGA